Proteins encoded in a region of the Chelonoidis abingdonii isolate Lonesome George chromosome 2, CheloAbing_2.0, whole genome shotgun sequence genome:
- the LOC116830661 gene encoding myosin regulatory light chain 12B-like translates to MSSKRAKTKTAKKRPQRATSNVFAMFDQSQIQEFKEAFNMIDQNRDGFIDKEDLHDMLASLGKDPTDAYLDAMMNEAPGPINFTMFLTMFGEKLNGTDPEDVIRNAFACFDEEATGVIQEDYLRELLTTMGDRFTDEEVDELYREAPIDKKGNFNYIEFTRILKHGAKDKDD, encoded by the exons ATGTCTAGCAAAAGGGCAAAGACAAAGACCGCCAAGAAGCGCCCTCAGCGTGCAACCTCCAATGTATTTGCAATGTTTGATCAGTCACAGATTCAAGAATTCAAGGAGGCCTTTAACATGATTGATCAGAACAGAGATGGGTTCATTGACAAAGAAGACCTGCATGATATGCTCGCTTCCCTTG GAAAGGATCCCACTGATGCATACCTAGATGCCATGATGAATGAGGCTCCAGGCCCCATTAACTTTACTATGTTCCTTACAATGTTTGGTGAAAAGTTAAATGGCACAGATCCAGAAGATGTAATCAGAAATGCTTTTGCTTGTTTTGATGAAGAGGCAACAG GGGTCATTCAAGAAGATTATCTGAGAGAGTTGCTGACAACAATGGGAGACAGGTTTACAGATGAAGAAGTAGATGAGCTGTACAGAGAGGCACCAATTGACAAAAAGGGCAATTTCAATTACATTGAATTCACACGCATCCTTAAACACGGAGCAAAAGACAAAGATGATTGA